The genomic region CAATACCGTCGTGCCTACCTCGGGCAAAATCCTAACCGGCGGTGTCGATGCCAACGCACTGCACCGCCCCAAACGTTTCTTCGGCGCGGCGCGCAACGTGGAAGAAGGCGGTTCGCTGACCATCATCGCCACCGCATTGGTTGAAACCGGCAGCCGTATGGACGATGTGATTTACGAAGAATTCAAAGGCACCGGCAATATGGAATTGCACCTTGACCGCCGTATGGCGGAAAAACGCCTCTTCCCCGCCATCAACATCAACAAATCCGGCACGCGCCGCGAAGAGCTGCTTGTGCCGAACGACCAGTTGCAACGTATGTGGCTCTTACGCAAGTTCCTGCACCCGATGGACGAAATCGAGGCAGCCGAATTTTTAATCGGGAAAATCAAAGCCTCTAAAAACAATGATGATTTCTTTGAACTGATGCGCGGCAAATAAACGCGCCACCCGCATTAATGCGAAATGCCGTCTGAAGCCTGAAAATCGGGTTTCAGACGGCACTTTCATTCACACGGCCGGCGCAGCTCCTCCCTCCCCCCGTTAACGGCGCAACCGCCGGCAGTGTCCGTGTCCGCTTGCCGAAAGCGCGGCCTTTGCAAAACCGGCTTGAACGCATCCGTACCGGCAATGAAAACCGATGCGGGAACTTGATTCAAGGTTGCGCCGAACCGCGCTCATTTTTGTATAAATTTGGGGCTGTCCTAGATAACTAGGGAAATTCAAATTAAGTTAGAGTTGCCTTTATGAGAAAAAGTCGTCTAAGCCGGTATAAACAAAATAAACTCATTGAGCTATTTGTCGCAGGTGTAACTGCAAGAACAGCAGCAGAGTTAGTAGGCGTTAATAAAAGTACCGCAGCCTATTATTTTCATCGTTTACGATTACTTATTTATCAAAACAGTCCACATTTGGAAATGTTTGATGGCGAAGTAGAAGCAGATGAAAGTTATTTTGCTGAACGACAAAACCATATTAATGGAATTGAGAACTTTTGGAACCGGGCAAAACGTCATTTACGCAAGTTTAACGGCATTCCCAAAGCGCATTTTGAGCTGTATTTAAAGGGGTACGAACGGCGTTTTAACAACAGTGAGATAAAAGTTCAAATTTCCATTTTAAAACAATTAGTAAAATCGAGTTTATCCTAGTTATCTAGGACAGCCCCATAAATTTTTATAGTGGATTAACAAAAACCAGTACAGCGTTGCCTCGCCTTAGCTCAAAGAGAACGATTCTCTAAGGTGCTGAAGCACCAAGTGAATCGGTTCCGTACTGTTTGTACTGTCTGCGGCTTCGTCGCCTTGTCCTGATTTTTGTTAATCCACTATACCTCCGCCAATGCCCATGAGTGCAAACACCTGTCGCCGTTGTTGGAAGGACTGCCCAAAGGTACGACCGTCTATGCCGACAAAGGCTATGACAGTGCGGAAAACCGGCAACATCTGGAAAAGCGTCAGTTGTTAGACGGCATTATGCGCAAAGCCTGCCGCAACCGTCCGCTGGCGGAAACGCAAACCAAACGCAACCGATATTTGTCGAAGACCCGTTATGTGGTCGAACAAAGCTTCGGTACGCTGCACCGTAAGTTCCGCTATGTTCGGGCAGCCTATTTCGGACTGATTAAAGTGAGTGCGCAAAGCCACCTGAAGGCGATGTGTTTGAACCTGTTGAAAGCCGCCAACAGGCTAAGTGCGCCTGCTGCCGCCTAAAAGGCGGCTCGGATGCCTGATTATCGGGTATCCGGGGAGGATTCAGGGGGTATTTGGGTAAAATTAGGCGGTATTTGGGGCGAAAACAGCCGAAAACCTGTGTTTGGGTTTCGGCTGTCGGGAGGGAAAGGAATTTTGCAAAGGTCTCTTTTCGTCATTCCCGCCACTTTTCGTCATTCCCGCGAAAGCGGGAATCTAGAATCTCGGACTTTCAGATAATCTTTGAATATTGCTGTTGTTCTAAGGTCTAGATTCCCGCGTTCGCGGGAATGACGGTTCAGTTGCTACGGTTATTGTCAGGTTTCGGTTATGTTGGAATTTCGGGAAACTTATGAATTGAGACCTTTGCAAAAATAGTCTGTTAACGAAATTTGACGCATAAAAATGCGCCAAAAAATTTTCAATTGCCTAAAACCTTCCTAATATTGAGCAAAAAGTAGGAAAAATCAGAAAAGTTTTGCATTTTGAAAATGAGATTGAGCATAAAATTTTAGTAACCTATGTTATTGCAAAGGTCTCGAATTGTCATTCCCACGCAGGTGGGAATCTAGTCTGTTCGGTTTCAGTTATTTCCGATAAATTCCTGCTGCTTTTTATTTCTAGATTCCCACTTTCGTGGGAATGACGAAAAGTTGCGGGAATGACGGTTCGGGCATTCCTTAAATTACCCGTGTATCGCTGTAAATCTTAGAGATGGCGGAATATAGCGGATTAACAAAAACCAGTACAGCGTTGTCTCGCCTTAGCTCAAAGAGAACGATTCTCTAAGGTGCTGAAGCACCAAGTGAATCGGTTCCGTACTATTTGTACTGTCTGCGGCTTCGTCGCCTTGTCCTGATTTTTGTTAATCCACTATATTTCCAATTAAAAATTTTTAATATATTAATCAATAAATTAATTTTATAAAATAAAAATATTGTCAACAATATTTTGCCTTATCGCCCAAACCTCTGTATATTTTCCTACAGTAAATTGTTGACAATCCATACGCCCACATATGCGCCGCCTAAGGATAAATCCTCCCGCCGGACAACGGGTGCAAGGGATTGGATGCGATATTTCCATATTCAAACAAGGGATTTGTTTCACGCACAGGGCGGCACATCGGCAAAATCCCCGCGCCGCCCCGGTCCGGCAGGGCTTGCGTCCCTCCCGGACAAGCCCCGACCCCGCCTTTCCGAAAGACGGGCTCAACCATTAAGGAAACTTTAATCAAAATGAAAAAACACATATGGGCGGCATCTTTGCTGCCGGCATCCCTATCGGCAGAACCTTTAAACTGGTGGAAGCCTTATTCCGCCGTCAATTCGGGCGATACCGCCTGGGTGATGACTGCGGCTGCCTTGGTACTGTTGATGACGCTTCCCGGGCTGGCTTTATTCTACGGCGGGATGGTGCGGAAAAAAAACCTGCTCTCGACGATGATGCACAGCTTTTCCATCGCGACATTGGTGGGCATCCTTTGGGTCGCCGTCGGCTATTCTTTAGCGTTCACGCCGGGAAATGCCTTTATCGGCGGTTTGGGGCGCGTATTTTTAAGCGGGATGCAGATAGACGCTGCCGCACAGATGCTGACCGTGTCGCCCAATGCGCCGACTGTTCCCGAACCGGTATTTATGTTTTTTCAGATGACGTTTGCCATTATTTCGACCGCCATTATTACCGGCGCGTTTGCCGAACGGATGAAATATTCGGCAATGATGCTGTTTTCGGGCATATGGTTTTTATTGGTTTATGTGCCGGGAGCGCATTGGGTGTGGGGCGGCGGCTTTATGAGCAAAGGCGGCGTATTGGATTATGCCGGCGGTACGGTGGTGCACATCAATGCCGGTATCGCGGGACTCGTCGCCGCCTTGGTTTTGGGCAGGCGCATAGGCTACGGGCGCGAGGCGATGCCTCCGCACAATATGGCGATGACACTGATCGGCGCGGCAATGTTGTGGTTCGGCTGGTTCGGCTTTAACGCCGGATCGGCGCTTGCGGCAGACGCGGCGGCGGGTATGGCGATGGCGGTAACGCAGGTGTCGGCCGTATTCGGCGCGGCAGGCTGGCTTGCCTGCGAAAAAATAGCGGGACACAAACCTTCCGCTTTGGGGCTGGCTTCCGGCGCGGTTTCCGGTCTGGTCGGCATCACCCCTGCCGCCGGCTTTACCGGCCCGTCGGGCGCGGCCGCCATCGGTATATTGACTGCCGCCGCGTGCTTTGTGTCCGTCACCGTCGTCAAACACAAATTGCGTTACGATGATTCTTTGGACGCTTTCGGCATACACGGATTCGGCGGGCTGGTGGGCGGAATATTGACCGGCATCTTTTTCGACAACCGCATTTTCGGCGGGGATGCGGCAGTTTGGCAGCAGTTGTGGATACAGGTAAAAGACGGGTTCGTTATGGCGGCATACAGCGGGCTGATGAGTTGGGCGATTTTGAAGGTCGTGGGGAAAATCTGCGGCGGCCTGCGCGTCGGCAAGGATGTCGAACGCGAAGGTTTGGATCTGAATATCCACGGCGAACGCGTGGAATAAGGGCGGTTATGCCGTCTGAAGCCTGAAAATCGGGTTTCAGACGGCATTTTTCACGTTTGCCGCCGATGGATAAACATATAGTGGATTAACAAAAATCAGGACAAGGCGACGAAGCCGCAGACAGTACAAATAGTACGGAACCGATTCACTTGGTGCTTCAGCACCTTAGAGAATCGTTTTCTTTGAGCTAAGGCGAGGCAACGCCGTACTGGTTTTTGTTAATCCACTATACTGCCTGCGACGCTTAACGGCTGTCTTTCCACTGATAATATTTCGAGCCGAGGAAAGAACCGAGTTTGCGCAAAAACGGTTGCAGGATAATATTCGGCTGGCGCAACCGCTCAAACGGCTTCAGACGGCATTCGTCCCCTAAAATTGCTTCGGCAACCGCCAGACCTGCAATGCCTGTTATCGCCATCCCGTGTCCGGAATAACCTTGCGTATAAAAAACATTCGGGGCTAAACGTCCGAAATGCGGGACAAGGTTGGCGGTAATGTCGCACTCCCCGCCCCACGAATATTCGATTTTGACATCGGCAAGCTGCGGAAAAACTTTAAGCATATCTTGGCGGACAAGCTCGGTCATACGCGCGGGATTGTCGATAAACTCGTTATCCTTACCGCCGAAAAGCAGTCTGCCGTCCGCGCTGAGGCGGTAATAATCCAAAATATGACGGTTGTCGCATACTGCCATATTGTTGCGGATAAGCCCTTTTGCACGCGCGCCCAAGGGTTCTGTGGCAATAATAAAGGTGCTGACAGCAATCGCCTTGCGCTCCAAAGGCTTGAATATCGGATTCAAACCGGCATAAGTATTGACGGCGTACACCAGATTTTTGCATTCGACGCTGCCTTCGGGGGTGTAAACCAGCCAACCGTTTTGATAAGGTTCAATGCGTATCATGGGAGAATGCTCAAAAATCTTCGTACCAGCTTCGGCAGCGGCGCGGGCGATGCCCAACGTGTAATTGAGCGGATGGAGATGCCCGGACAAGGGATCGAACTGTGCGCCTTGGTACATATCGCTGTCAAGCTGCTGCTTCAGTTCAGTGTTATCCCAGAGTTGATAATGAGTTGCACCGTAATATTTTTGGGCGTGCTCATGCCATTGTTGCAATTCTTCCCAATGCTGCGAACGGATGGCAACCGTGGCATAACCGCGCTGCCAATCGCAATCAATGGCATGTTTGCGGACGCGTTCGTCCACCAGTTCGACCGCCTGCAAAGACTGTTGCCAAAACCATTGCGCTTGCTCCAAACCGACCTGTTTTTCAATTTCCTCCATACCGCAGGCGTAATCGCTGATAACCTGCCCGCCACTCCGTCCCGACGCGCCGAAACCGATACGCGCGGCTTCCAACACAACCGTTTCATGTCCCTGCTCCGCCAAGGGCAATGCAGTGCACAAACCACTCAATCCGCCGCCGATGATACAGGTATCGGTTTTCAGACGGCATTGAAGTTTCGGATAAACAGTATGAGGATTAACCGAACTGAAATAATAAGAAGGCAGATATTCTTGAAAATCAGGGCGAATCATTGTGTTTGCTTTATCGGGTATATTTTCGGACGGAATGATACAGGCTGTCGAGCCATATCGTCCAAACAGAAAATCGGTTGAAGAAAACAGGCTGACCCAGTCATGCGGTCAGCCTGCCTTATTAATTAATTTGCTTTCTCGGCAGCCAATTTTTCTTGGCGGTAGGCTTCTGCCGCTTCTCGGTCACGCTTGGTTGCCTGCCTCATCATCCAATAATTGACGATGATGACCAATGTTCCGATGATGCCGATCAGGATGGTTGCCAAAACGTTCATCTGCGGATCAAGACCCAGCTTGATTTTGGAGAAAATCACCTGCGGCAATGTGGATGAACCGGGGCCGGAGAGGAATGAGGTAATCACCAAATCATCCAAAGACAGGGTAATGCCGAGCAGAAAGCCTGAAACGATGGCAGGGGCAATCAAAGGCAAAGTGATGACAAAAAAGATTTTCAGCGGACGCGCGCCCAAATCCATTGCGGCTTCTTCGAGCGATTGGTCAAGCTCAACTAGACGCGAACGGATAACAACGGTAATGTATGCCATGCACAGCGTCGTATGTCCTAAGAAAATAGTGAAAAAGCCACGATCGAAGTAGAGATGTTGTAACCATTCGCTGCCCTGCAAAAATATCTGTACCTGAATAATCAGCAGCAGCATAGACAGACCGGTAATCACGTCGGGCATCACCATAGGTGCGGAAATCATACCGGCGAACAAGGTACTGCCGCGAAAACGTTTAATCCGCGCCATCGCATAGCCTGCCAGCGTGCCCAAAACGACGGCAGCAAGCGAAGACACAACGGCAATCCGCAGCGACAGCCAAGCGGCTTCCAAGATGGTGTCGTTTTCCAGCAATGCGCCGTACCACTTGGTCGAAAAGCCGCCCCAAACGGTTACCAGCTTGGATTCGTTAAACGAATAGATGACCAAAACAACCAGCGGGATATACAGAAACGCCAGCGACAGTGCCAACATCAGTTTCAAGAACCAAGATAATTTGGATTTCTGCATTATTTGGCTCCTTCTTCCAATTCGCGGTTTTCATAATGCTGAAACAGGGCAATCGGCACGACCAGCAGCGCGACCATCACGACGGCGACGGCGGAAGCCAGCGGCCAGTTGTTTTGATCGAAGAACGCCTGCCACAAGACTTTACCAATCATCAGGTTTTCCGAACCGCCGACCAGCTCGGGAATGACGAACTCGCCGACAGCAGGGACGAAAACCAGCATGGAGCCTGCAATAATGCCGGTTTTCGACAAAGGCAGGGTAATCGTCAAGAACGATTTGACCGGCCCCGCGCCCAAATCGGAAGCCGCTTCAAGCAGGCGGTTGTCGAGTTTCACCAGTTGCGTGTATAGCGGCAGAATCATAAACGGCAGATAGGCGTAAACCATCACCAAATTGAGCGAAAAGGCATTGTAGAACAAATCCAAAGGCTCGCTGATAATACCCATTTTAATCAACAGGTTGTTTACAATACCGTTATGCCCGAGCAGACCCATCCACGCATAGACGCGCAACAGGAACGATGTCCAAAAGGGCAGCATAATGGCAAGCAGCAAACCATTGCGGACAGAAGGATTGGCACGAGAAATCGCATAGGCGGTCGGATAACCGACCAACAGGCAAATCACTGTCGTCATCAATGCGGTTTTGATTGAAGACCAGTAGGTCATCAGATAGATATTGCTGTTTTCACTGTCGCCGAACGGGTTAAGGGTATGCCAAAAATTTTGGAAAATATCGGCATAGTTTTGATAACTGATGGCGATATTCAGACGACCTAAATCTTCGTCGATGCTGGTCAGCGGCGTAAACGGCGGAATGGCGATTTCTTGTTCGGCAAAGCTGATTTTCAGCACGATGGCGAACGGAATCAGAAACAGCACCAAAAGCCAAATATACGGTACGGCAATCACCGCACGCTGCCCCGGACGGCGGAACAGTTTGTTTTTCAGTTTATTAAGGTTCATTGCATTCCCCTTAAATCAACGGAACAACGGAGTCGGTTGGTTTTCCGGCCAGCTGATATAGACGGTTTCGTCCCAAGTCGGCGGTGTAATGTTGCGCACATACCAGTAAGGGGCGGGGACTTGGCTTTTGACGACGCGCCCGTTGCCGAGCTTGATATGGTAAATGGCGAAGCTGCCCAAATAGGCGATTTCTTTTACCGTGCCTTTCGCCCAGTTGTAGTCGCCCAAATATTCGGGTTTTTCTTTATATAAATCAATATCCTCTGGTCGAATACTAACCCAAAGGTCCTGCTCGCTCGGACCACCCAAACCGTGATCGATGCGGACGTGGTTTTCCAAACCTTCGCATTCGATAACGGCATAGTCGGCATGATCTTCAATCACCACACCGTCAAAGATGTTGGTTTCGCCGATAAACTCGGCAGTGAAGCGGCTGTTGGGATAGTCGTACACGTCGCTGGGTGTGCCGACTTGCTGCAACTGACCGTCAGACATAATGGCGATGCGGGTCGCCATCGTCATCGCCTCTTCTTGGTCGTGCGTAACCATAATACAGGTTACGCCGACTTGTTCCAGCGTATTGACCAACTCAAGCTGGGTTTGTTGGCGCAGTTTTTTGTCCAATGCACCGAGGGGCTCATCCAGCAGTAGAATTTTCGGACGTTTTGCCAGACTGCGTGCCAAAGCAATGCGCTGCTGCTGACCGCCGGACAATTGGTGCGGTTTGCGTTTAGCAAATTTGGTCATCTGAACCAGGCGGAGCATTTCTTCGACGCGCGCGGCGATTTCGCCTTTAGGCATTTTGTCCTGTTTCAGACCGAAGGCAATGTTTTGTTCTACGGTCATATGCGGAAAAAGCGCGTAACTTTGGAACATCATATTGATGGGGCGATCATAGGGTGCAAGTTTGGTAATATCCTGACCATCAAGGATAATTTTTCCCTGATTGGGACTTTCCATACCCGCCAGCATACGCAGCAGTGTAGATTTTCCGCTGCCGGAACTGCCCAAAAGGGCGAAGATTTCGTGTTGATAAATGTCCAAGTCGATGTTATCGACAGCGTAATTGTCACCAAACTTTTTCACCAAACCTTGGATTTTGAGATAAGGTTTGGCTGAAGACGCAGTGGTTGCGGTCATAATGGCAATACTCCAATAAAAAGACGAGTACCGGCAAAACGGATGTTCGAATGGGTGATAAAAAGCTGTTTGATTGCTGGCGGGAGTTAAACGTTTGATGCCGTCTGAAACTCTTGTAAAGCGCACGGGCAGCATGAAATGGAACAAGATTCCAAAGAACTTTATATTATATTAGTTTATGCGGTTTTCGGGCAATATAGTGGATTAAATTTAAACCAGTACAGCGTTGCCTTGCCTTGCCGTACTATTTGTACTGTCTGCGGCTTCGTCGCCTTGTCCTGATTTAAATTTAATCCACTATAAATATGGATTTGAGCTTGTCGGAAAGCAACAGAAAAGAAAACACCGCCCATTTTTCTGGGCGGTGTCGGAAAGCGTAATTATTTACGCAGACCCAAGCGGGTAATCAACGCGCGATACGTATCGGGCTGGGTACGGCGCAAGTAGGCCAGCAGGCGGCGGCGTTGGCTGACCATTTTCAACAGGCCGCGACGGCTGTGGTGGTCTTTGGGGTTGGCTTTGAAGTGGGGGGTCAGGTCGTTGATGCGGAAAGTCAACAGAGCGACTTGTACTTCGGAAGAGCCGGTGTCGCCTTCTTTGCGTTGGAAATCTTTAACGATTTGTGCTTTTTGTTCTACGGTCAGTGCCATAATGAAAACTCCAAAAATATAAGAATCCCCATAGGGATTCAGACAAGTTTGCCAAGCCTGAAGACAACGGCAAACTCCCTATGCCCAAGATAGGACAACGTGGCATTATGACACAATTCCCGCATTTCTGCACAATATTTTAAGACCGTGGAAGTAACCGTTAAAAATGCCGTCTGAAGCATTGTCTGCTTGAGACGGCAATGTTCAGACGGCATATGCGCTTCAAACCACGATTTCTTCTTTCTTCTTCGGTTCTTTACCGATATTGTCGCGGCTCAAACCGAACATTAGCAGAAGCGGGCTGGCAACCAATACGGAAGAATAAATGCCGAACACGATGCCAATGGTCAACGCCATAGAAAAGCCGTGCAAGGCCGCACCGCCGAACACCAGCATGGATACGACCATCGCCTCGGTCGAACCGTGGGTAATGATGGTGCGGCTCATCGTTGCGGTAATCGCGTTGTCGATGACTTCCGGCACGGCATGTCCGCGCATCGCCGGCTTGCGGAAGTTTTCACGGATACGGTCGAAGACGACGACGGATTCGTTCACAGAATAGCCCAATACGGCAAGGATACCCGCCAAGACGGTCAGCGAAAATTCCCATTGGAAGAAGGCAAAGCAGCCGAGAATAATCACGATGTCGTGCATATTGGCGATAATGGCAGATACGGCAAAACGCCATTCAAAACGCATCGACAGGTAAATAATGATGCCGATAACGACAAAACCTAAAGCCATCAATCCATTACTTACCAATTCCTCACCGACTTGCGGGCCGATAAATTCGACTTGGCGCAAGGTAACGTCGGGACTGTCTTTTTTCAGCAAATCCATAACCTGATTGGACAACTGTGCGGAAGTAACACCTTCTTTGTTCGGCAGGCGGATCATGATGTGTTTGTTCGTACCCAATGCCTGAACCTGTACATCACCTATTTTCAGCGTATCGAGGCGTTCGCGCATCTTATTGACATCCGCACCCTGCTGATATTGGACTTCCATTACCGTACCGCCGGTAAATTCGACAGAGAAATTCAGACCTCTGGTAACCAAAAAGAATACGGCGGCAATAAAGGTAACCAACGAAATAAAGGTCGTCAGTTTGCCGTAGCTCATAAACGGAATATCGCGTTTGATTTTAAAGAGTTCCATAGCTTACTCCTTGCCTCCTGCCATTTCGGCTTTCGGCTTCCACACCGAACCAATGGAAATATTCTGCAATTTGCGTCTGCGTCCGTACCACAGATTGACCAACGCACGGAATACGACGACGGACGAATACATCGAAGTCAGAATACCCAAACAGTGTACGACCGCAAAACCGCGTACCGGGCCGGAACCGAATACCAAAAGCGCGATACCGGCAATCAGCGAAGTCAGGTTGGAATCGACAATGGTCGCCCATGCGTGTTGGAAACCGAGATTGATTGCCTGCTGCGGCGGCACGCCGGCACGCAATTCTTCGCGGATACGTTCGTTAATCAAGACGTTGGAGTCGATTGCCATACCCAAAGTCAACGCCAGCGCGGCCATACCCGGTAACGTCAACGTTGCCTGCATGGCAGACAAAATACCGATTAGGAACAGTATGTTGGCACTCAATGCAATGGTAGAAAAGAAACCCATCAGACGATAGTAAACCACCATGAATGCAGCAACGATGGCAAAACCCCATAAAGTCGAATGGAAGCCTTTTTCGATGTTCTCCTTACCCAAAGACGGACCGATGGTACGTTCTTCGACAATCTGCATCGGCGCGGCAAGAGAACCGGCACGCAACAGCAAAGACGTATCATTGGCTTCGGCTGTCGTCATGCTTCCGGAAATTTCCACGCGTCCGCCGGTAATGGCAGTACGGATAACCGGCGCGGTTACAACCTCGGATTTTCCTTGGTCGATCAAAACCATCGCCATGCGTTTGCCGACATTTGCGGCAGTCAGTTCGCCAAAAATGCTGCCACCCGCGCTGTCCAAGCTCAGACTGACGGCAGGTGCGCCCATTTGGTCGAAACTCGGTTGCGCATCGTTGATGTTGTCGCCCGTCAGCTCGACCTGTTTGCTGATTAGCAGAGTTTCGGGACGATCTCCGCCGCTTGAAAGCAGCTCATAACCGCTCGGCACGTTGCCTTCCAATGCCTCGCGCAACTTGGCAGGATCGTCCTCCACCATACGCAATTCCAAAGTCGCGGTACGGCCGATGATGTCTTTTGCCTTGGCAGTATCCTGAACGCCCGGAAGCTGCACGACGATACGGTCGGCACCGGACTGCTGGATGACGGGTTCGGCCACGCCCAACTCGTTCACACGGTTGTGCAGGGTAGTGATGTTCTGTTTGACCGCATCGGAACGCACTTTATTGACCGCCTCTTCCGAAAGCGTCAAGACGATATTGCTGCCGTCTGAATTCAGCGTTGCTTCAGGAAACAGCTTGCGCAACTGCGGCAGAGCCTTTTGCACATCACCTGCATCCTGCAAAGGGACGGTCAGGCTGTTTCCAGCCTGACGCACCGTGCCGCTGCGGATTTTTTCGCGGCGCAGTTCGCGGCGGATGTCGCCCGAATAACGTTCAAACGTTTTCTGCATCGCCGCTTTCATATCGACCTGCATGGTGAAATGCACGCCGCCGCGCAAGTCCAAACCCAAAAACATCGGATTGGCTTTGATTTTCGCCATCCATTCGGGGCTGTCCGCCAACAGGTTGAGCGCGGTAATATACCCTTCGCCCAAAGTGTTTTCGATGACGTCGCGCGCTTTAAGCTGCGTTTCGGTGTCTTTGAAACGCACTTTCAGTGAATTGTCCACAACAAACATCCCGTCGGTCTGAATACCCGCGTTTTGCAGCGCGGCATCCACTTTGAATTGAGTCTGTTCGTTGATGATGATGGCTTGTCGGTTGGTCGATACCTGCACGGCGGGTGTTTCGCCGAATAGGTTGGGCAGCGAATACACTGCGGCAACCGCAATCGTGAACACAATCAGCAGATATTTCCATAAAGGATAACGGTTCATCATTGTTCCTTAATGGTTGGAACCCCACCCTTTCGGTGGTGTCGGAATCGGGCTATTTCAGAAGAGGCAAAAACCCTTCCCAGCCAGGCAAGACCGGAAGGCGGCATCTTGAATATGCCGCCCTGCGTGTCGGAACATGGTCAAGCCTTCGGTTGGAATTCAAAACAAAGTGCCGCATTCGGGCTTTTCCGATGCGGCTTGTCGGCACAAATCAATCGACTTTTGCAGAAATCGCATTGCGTTCCACTTCGACCTCGATTTTTGTACCCTGTCCGATATCCACGGTAAAAAACTGTTCGCCGACTCTGGTTACCTTACCCTTGAAACCTGCCGCCAAGACCACTTTGTCGCCGACTTTCAAGGCGGCAAGCATTGCCTGATGCGCTTTGAATTTCTTTTGCTGCGGACGCATGATCAGGAAGTAGAACACCACCATAATCAACACTAAAGGAGCAAATTGTGCAACAGCTTGATTCATAATTTATCCGTTCTTTCTAATATGGTTGAAAATCGAGAGGGGTATATAATAACATAAGACCGTAAACAATATATCGGGTTTGCCGTCCGTACCGACCGTATACCGCAGCCTGCCCGTCCACAAACCCATGTCCTTGACCCGCCTAATCTTGAAATTCTATGCACTGTTGCGCCTTTTTTTGGGCAAAAACGCCCGCACCGCATGGATTTCGCATCCCGCCTGTGCCGGGCACGAACCCGGCGCAAACCATCCCGATTCGCCCGACCGCATCCTCTGCATCGAGCAGGCATTGCGCCGCGCCGGTATTTGGCAGCACCTCCAAACCATAGAGGCGGAAGAAATCAGC from Neisseria meningitidis harbors:
- a CDS encoding DDE transposase, whose amino-acid sequence is MRKSRLSRYKQNKLIELFVAGVTARTAAELVGVNKSTAAYYFHRLRLLIYQNSPHLEMFDGEVEADESYFAERQNHINGIENFWNRAKRHLRKFNGIPKAHFELYLKGYERRFNNSEIKVQISILKQLVKSSLS
- the rpsO gene encoding 30S ribosomal protein S15, which encodes MALTVEQKAQIVKDFQRKEGDTGSSEVQVALLTFRINDLTPHFKANPKDHHSRRGLLKMVSQRRRLLAYLRRTQPDTYRALITRLGLRK
- a CDS encoding ABC transporter permease subunit, producing the protein MNLNKLKNKLFRRPGQRAVIAVPYIWLLVLFLIPFAIVLKISFAEQEIAIPPFTPLTSIDEDLGRLNIAISYQNYADIFQNFWHTLNPFGDSENSNIYLMTYWSSIKTALMTTVICLLVGYPTAYAISRANPSVRNGLLLAIMLPFWTSFLLRVYAWMGLLGHNGIVNNLLIKMGIISEPLDLFYNAFSLNLVMVYAYLPFMILPLYTQLVKLDNRLLEAASDLGAGPVKSFLTITLPLSKTGIIAGSMLVFVPAVGEFVIPELVGGSENLMIGKVLWQAFFDQNNWPLASAVAVVMVALLVVPIALFQHYENRELEEGAK
- a CDS encoding ABC transporter permease subunit — its product is MQKSKLSWFLKLMLALSLAFLYIPLVVLVIYSFNESKLVTVWGGFSTKWYGALLENDTILEAAWLSLRIAVVSSLAAVVLGTLAGYAMARIKRFRGSTLFAGMISAPMVMPDVITGLSMLLLIIQVQIFLQGSEWLQHLYFDRGFFTIFLGHTTLCMAYITVVIRSRLVELDQSLEEAAMDLGARPLKIFFVITLPLIAPAIVSGFLLGITLSLDDLVITSFLSGPGSSTLPQVIFSKIKLGLDPQMNVLATILIGIIGTLVIIVNYWMMRQATKRDREAAEAYRQEKLAAEKAN
- a CDS encoding NAD(P)/FAD-dependent oxidoreductase — its product is MIRPDFQEYLPSYYFSSVNPHTVYPKLQCRLKTDTCIIGGGLSGLCTALPLAEQGHETVVLEAARIGFGASGRSGGQVISDYACGMEEIEKQVGLEQAQWFWQQSLQAVELVDERVRKHAIDCDWQRGYATVAIRSQHWEELQQWHEHAQKYYGATHYQLWDNTELKQQLDSDMYQGAQFDPLSGHLHPLNYTLGIARAAAEAGTKIFEHSPMIRIEPYQNGWLVYTPEGSVECKNLVYAVNTYAGLNPIFKPLERKAIAVSTFIIATEPLGARAKGLIRNNMAVCDNRHILDYYRLSADGRLLFGGKDNEFIDNPARMTELVRQDMLKVFPQLADVKIEYSWGGECDITANLVPHFGRLAPNVFYTQGYSGHGMAITGIAGLAVAEAILGDECRLKPFERLRQPNIILQPFLRKLGSFLGSKYYQWKDSR
- a CDS encoding ammonium transporter; amino-acid sequence: MKKHIWAASLLPASLSAEPLNWWKPYSAVNSGDTAWVMTAAALVLLMTLPGLALFYGGMVRKKNLLSTMMHSFSIATLVGILWVAVGYSLAFTPGNAFIGGLGRVFLSGMQIDAAAQMLTVSPNAPTVPEPVFMFFQMTFAIISTAIITGAFAERMKYSAMMLFSGIWFLLVYVPGAHWVWGGGFMSKGGVLDYAGGTVVHINAGIAGLVAALVLGRRIGYGREAMPPHNMAMTLIGAAMLWFGWFGFNAGSALAADAAAGMAMAVTQVSAVFGAAGWLACEKIAGHKPSALGLASGAVSGLVGITPAAGFTGPSGAAAIGILTAAACFVSVTVVKHKLRYDDSLDAFGIHGFGGLVGGILTGIFFDNRIFGGDAAVWQQLWIQVKDGFVMAAYSGLMSWAILKVVGKICGGLRVGKDVEREGLDLNIHGERVE
- a CDS encoding ABC transporter ATP-binding protein; translated protein: MTATTASSAKPYLKIQGLVKKFGDNYAVDNIDLDIYQHEIFALLGSSGSGKSTLLRMLAGMESPNQGKIILDGQDITKLAPYDRPINMMFQSYALFPHMTVEQNIAFGLKQDKMPKGEIAARVEEMLRLVQMTKFAKRKPHQLSGGQQQRIALARSLAKRPKILLLDEPLGALDKKLRQQTQLELVNTLEQVGVTCIMVTHDQEEAMTMATRIAIMSDGQLQQVGTPSDVYDYPNSRFTAEFIGETNIFDGVVIEDHADYAVIECEGLENHVRIDHGLGGPSEQDLWVSIRPEDIDLYKEKPEYLGDYNWAKGTVKEIAYLGSFAIYHIKLGNGRVVKSQVPAPYWYVRNITPPTWDETVYISWPENQPTPLFR